A section of the Triticum dicoccoides isolate Atlit2015 ecotype Zavitan chromosome 7A, WEW_v2.0, whole genome shotgun sequence genome encodes:
- the LOC119327844 gene encoding uncharacterized protein LOC119327844, whose protein sequence is MGEHAYDHSSSSGGGMSPSTPPVQQRRGLSRHATAPRATTTRPAIRIIHIIAPEIIKTDVDNFRDLVQRLTGRQHHQPADVTANDRAAVTVGVATTPPSPVEEKPQPQKKRLAPAPALADDFVAQQENKRRKKIKCEVVKVEEGGLGYGGGDLDFSELWMDLNPGGFLSFLEEDVFQGMMAPDLLQQPLGAPRMDLVGEMCASFLA, encoded by the coding sequence ATGGGGGAGCACGCGTACGACCACAGCAGCAGCAGCGGGGGCGGCATGAGCCCGTCGACGCCGCCGGTGCAGCAGCGCAGGGGCCTCTCCCGCCACGCGACGGCGCCCAGGGCCACCACAACGCGGCCGGCGATAAGGATCATCCACATCATCGCGCCGGAGATCATCAAGACCGACGTCGACAACTTCCGGGACCTCGTGCAGCGCCTCACCGGGAGGCAGCACCACCAGCCGGCCGACGTCACGGCGAACGACCGCGCGGCAGTGACGGTGGGCGTGGCGaccacgccgccgtcgcccgtAGAGGAGAAGCCGCAGCCGCAGAAGAAGAGGCTGGCACCAGCGCCGGCGCTGGCGGACGATTTCGTGGCGCAGCAGgagaacaagaggaggaagaagatcaaGTGCGAGGTGGTGAAGGTGGAGGAAGGAGGGTTGGGCTACGGCGGCGGCGACCTCGACTTCAGCGAGCTGTGGATGGATCTCAACCCCGGGGGCTTCCTGAGCTTCTTGGAGGAGGACGTGTTCCAGGGGATGATGGCTCCTGACCTGCTGCAGCAGCCGCTGGGGGCGCCGAGGATGGATTTAGTTGGTGAAATGTGCGCCTCCTTTCTGGCTTAG